Proteins encoded by one window of Mauremys mutica isolate MM-2020 ecotype Southern chromosome 25, ASM2049712v1, whole genome shotgun sequence:
- the RPL23 gene encoding 60S ribosomal protein L23 → MSKRGRGGSSGAKFRISLGLPVGAVINCADNTGAKNLYIISVKGIKGRLNRLPAAGVGDMVMATVKKGKPELRKKVHPAVVIRQRKSYRRKDGVFLYFEDNAGVIVNNKGEMKGSAITGPVAKECADLWPRIASNAGSIA, encoded by the exons ATGTCCAAGCGAG GACGTGGTGGTTCGTCCGGTGCGAAATTCCGTATTTCCCTCGGTCTCCCGGTGGGAGCTGTGATTAACTGTGCAGATAACACAG GTGCCAAGAACCTGTACATCATCTCTGTGAAGGGGATTAAGGGGCGCCTGAACAGGCTGCCAGCTGCTGGTGTAGGCGACATGGTCATGGCTACTGTCAAGAAGGGCAAGCCTGAGCTCAGGAAGAAGG TGCACCCGgcagtggtaattcggcagcggaaATCGTACCGGAGAAAAGACGGGGTGTTCCTCTATTTTGAAGACAACGCGGGAGTGATAGTAAATAACAAAGGGGAAATGAAAG GCTCAGCAATCACAGGCCCTGTGGCTAAGGAATGTGCAGATTTGTGGCCCAGGATAGCCTCCAATGCTGGCAGCATCGCATAA